CTTGGAATCATCTTGATGGAAGCATATGTGGATAATTTTCATATGTGTTATCTCCAGTGTGATGGCAGTCCCAGCTACAGTTATCTACTTTACGTGCTATGACCAGCTGTGTGCAGCGCTGAGGGTCAGGATGGGAGACTATGCTCAGGAGGCTCCTCTTCTAGCAGGTGCTATCGCTAGAGGTGAGCTGACTGCTGTCACATCAAGAGAACAAGACAGATTCCAGCTCTGTTCAATTGGTCTGCATTCAATTATTGTTTACAGAATAGAGCATATATATTTGACAAAAACATACTAGGTGAAAAGGCATTATTAGAGCTCCTTTCAGCATGGTTACCTTTTTGCAGTATTTTAATAATGCTGGTGGTTTAATTTCCAAGGGCAACCATCTATACTTTCTGCCATACAGTCCTGAATTTCTGTAATTTCATCCTACACTAGATTTCATTTAGAAAACGTAGTCCGACACATCGTAAAATGCTCCACCAAACTAAAAAATGATCTTCAATGTCATTATCACctggtgtttttttctttgcaacGGTATGATTTTTGTCCTTTTCCGTCCAGCAGCAAGAGATGTGGTTGAACtcgttttctgtgtgtgtgtgtgtgtgtgtgtgtgtgtgtgtgtgtgtgtgtgtgtgtgtgtgtgtgtgtgtgtgtgtgtgtgtgtgtgtgtgtgtgtgtgtgtgtcagtgggtTCAGCGACAGTGATCAGCCCTCTGGAGCTGATCCGCACGAAGCTGCAGTCTCAGAAACAGTCGTACAGGGAGCTGACTGACTGCATCCGCTCTGCAGTACAAACAGAGGGCTGGCTGTCTCTGTGGCGAGGTTTGGGGCCCACACTCCTCCGAGACGTGCCCTTCTCAGCCATGTACTGGTACAACTATGAGAAGGGCAAGAGCTGGCTGTGTGAACATTATAACACCAGTGAACCTACGTTTACCATTACCTTCGTATCTGGAGCACTGTCAGGCTCTGTGAGTGCATCTGCCCCTTGTCTCCTGAAACTGCTCGGCTTTCAACTCAACAGAAAATATCACAATTCATAAGTAAACCGTAATCTAGTAATTCATACATATTTCCATTTCTTTCAGATTGCGTCCATTGTAACGTTACCTTTCGATGTCGTCAAAACGAGAAGGCAGGTGATGCTGGGAGAGCTACAAGCAAAGAATTGTAATTACAACATTCATTCTTTGTTATAATAATTAGTAAATGCTTCTGACAATTGCAAAGGTTGTACATTAGCCGATTCCCAAACAGGGGTATGTTTTCCCCTAAGTGGTACTTCTAAACATTGTCTTGGATTCCTTTAATCCAAGACAATGTTCTCTTTCAGTTGACAATATAAGAGAACCCAAAAATACCAAATATGCCAGGATGAATTTTGAGTTTTGGGCTAAAATGTCACTCAGTGTAAATGGCCTCAATGAAGAGCTGGAACAAGATGACACAGAATATATAAGCGATACTGGTAGGCAGTGTGGAATAAGATGATccctttttttctacattaaagttAATTGTATGTGAATGggttaaatcatttaaaatcaACACATTTGGAGCATGACAGGTGGTGTTGAGGAAAAGTTACTTGAGctcatctgacagggctgtaTGTTCAGACAGAAAAAGTTGTTCTACATTATTGACAATACATCACTTGTGTTCCGTTTTTGAATGGCGTTAATGTGTCATTTGATGTTGACTGTTGTCTTTGTCTCATAAGTGTCATGTCAGGACTCCTCCACCTTCTGCGTGATGAGCAGGATTGTGGCGCAGGACGGCTTCGGTGGATTGCTTGCAGGTAGATACttgtgtgatattttgtgagtcATTATAGTTACCTACATGCCAACTACATGGGATGTAATCACTCCTCTTTTCTGTTGTCTCTCTGCCAGGTTTCCTCCCAAGGTTGATCAAAGTGGCCCCAGCCTGCGCCATTATGATCAGTTCTTATGAGTTTGGAAAAGCCTTTTTCCGCCAACACAA
This window of the Perca flavescens isolate YP-PL-M2 chromosome 6, PFLA_1.0, whole genome shotgun sequence genome carries:
- the slc25a40 gene encoding mitochondrial glutathione transporter SLC25A40 isoform X1 codes for the protein MSGTSPAPPACNGITPLQQMVASCSGAILTSLFVTPLDVVKIRLQAQKNPFPKGKCFVYCNGLMDHICVCENGNSKAWYKAPGHFHGTLDAFVKIVRHEGMKALWSGLPPTLVMAVPATVIYFTCYDQLCAALRVRMGDYAQEAPLLAGAIARVGSATVISPLELIRTKLQSQKQSYRELTDCIRSAVQTEGWLSLWRGLGPTLLRDVPFSAMYWYNYEKGKSWLCEHYNTSEPTFTITFVSGALSGSIASIVTLPFDVVKTRRQVMLGELQAKNLSCQDSSTFCVMSRIVAQDGFGGLLAGFLPRLIKVAPACAIMISSYEFGKAFFRQHNQERILGPLQTSNT
- the slc25a40 gene encoding mitochondrial glutathione transporter SLC25A40 isoform X2 encodes the protein MVASCSGAILTSLFVTPLDVVKIRLQAQKNPFPKGKCFVYCNGLMDHICVCENGNSKAWYKAPGHFHGTLDAFVKIVRHEGMKALWSGLPPTLVMAVPATVIYFTCYDQLCAALRVRMGDYAQEAPLLAGAIARVGSATVISPLELIRTKLQSQKQSYRELTDCIRSAVQTEGWLSLWRGLGPTLLRDVPFSAMYWYNYEKGKSWLCEHYNTSEPTFTITFVSGALSGSIASIVTLPFDVVKTRRQVMLGELQAKNLSCQDSSTFCVMSRIVAQDGFGGLLAGFLPRLIKVAPACAIMISSYEFGKAFFRQHNQERILGPLQTSNT